The Chloroflexaceae bacterium genome contains the following window.
GAGGGAGAGGAAGAAGACCAGGAGGGTTGTGGGGGCGAGCAGGGGGATGGTGATCCAGCGGGCCACCTGGAAGGGCGTGGCCCCATCCACCCGGGCGGCCTCCTCGAGCTCCCGCGGGATGCCCTGCAGGCCGGCCAGGTAGATCACCGCGGCCAGCCCCACCCCCTTCCAGACGGCGATGAGGATGACCGAGGCCAGGGCGGTGCTGGGGTCCTGCAGCCAGCGCAGCGCCGGGAGGCCCAGGNNNNNNNNNNTTCACCGGCCCGCTGGTGGGGTTCAGCTGGTGGAGCCAGATCACCCCGGCCGCGGCCAGGGAGACCACCACCGGGGCGAAGA
Protein-coding sequences here:
- a CDS encoding sugar ABC transporter permease — translated: LGLPALRWLQDPSTALASVILIAVWKGVGLAAVIYLAGLQGIPRELEEAARVDGATPFQVARWITIPLLAPTTLLVFFLSLVGTFQSYGLILVLRTDGGPVGSTMLLGYYIYQNAFQYFQMGYASA